One genomic window of Medicago truncatula cultivar Jemalong A17 chromosome 1, MtrunA17r5.0-ANR, whole genome shotgun sequence includes the following:
- the LOC25483545 gene encoding homogentisate solanesyltransferase, chloroplastic, giving the protein MELSTSSSSSLHSHSIIPTWNSKNYYSFKPPISAKSTTPKSSKRFGSIGLHHHHHTSFSAHVSKPKRQCKPISIRACSEVGAAGSDRPFADKVLDFKDAFWRFLRPHTIRGTALGSFALVSRALIENSNLIKWSLLLKALSGLFALICGNGYIVGINQIYDIGIDKVNKPYLPIAAGDLSVQSAWYLVIFFAAAGLLTVGLNFGSFIFSLYSFGLFLGTIYSVPPLRMKRFPVAAFLIIATVRGFLLNFGVYYATRAALGLAFEWSSPVVFITTFVTFFALVIAITKDLPDVEGDRRYQISTFATKLGVRNISFLGSGILLMNYVVTILAAIYMPQAFRRWLLIPAHAIFASSLIYQVQILEKANYTKEAISGFYRFIWNLFYAEYALFPFI; this is encoded by the exons ATGGAGCTCTctacttcttcatcatcttctcttcATTCACATTCCATAATTCCCACATGGAATTCCAAAAACTACTACTCTTTCAAACCACCCATTTCAGCTAAGTCCACAACCCCAAAATCTTCCAAACGGTTTGGTTCAATTGGGCTGCACCATCATCATCACACAAGTTTCTCTGCTCATGTTTCAAAACCGAAGAGACAGTGTAAACCCATTTCCATCAGG GCCTGCAGTGAAGTTGGAGCTGCTGGATCTGATCGTCCATTTGCTGACAAAGTTTTAGATTTTAAAGATGCATTCTGGAGATTTTTAAGGCCACATACTATCCGTGGGACAGCATTAGGCTCTTT TGCTTTGGTGTCAAGAGCGTTGATTGAGAACTCAAATCTGATAAAGTGGTCTCTTTTGTTGAAAGCACTCTCTGGACTTTTTGCTCTGATTTGTGGGAATGGTTATATAGTTGGCATCAATCAAATATATGATATCGGCATTGACAA gGTAAACAAACCTTATTTACCTATAGCTGCAGGAGATCTTTCTGTCCAATCTGCATGGTACTTGGTTATATTCTTTGCAGCAGCTGGCCTTTTGACTGTAGGATTGAACTTTggatcttttattttttctctttactCCTTCGGCCTTTTTCTTGGTACTATCTATTCCGTTCCTCCGCTTAGGATGAAACGGTTTCCTGTTGCAGCATTTCTTATTATTGCTACG GTACGAGGTTTTCTACTTAACTTCGGTGTGTACTACGCCACTAGAGCTGCTCTTGGACTTGCTTTTGAGTGGAG CTCTCCTGTGGTTTTTATCACAACTTTCGTAACATTTTTCGCATTGGTAATTGCTATAACAAAAGATCTTCCAGATGTTGAAGGAGATCGCAG GTATCAGATATCGACCTTTGCTACAAAATTAGGAGTTCGGAACATTTCTTTCCTTGGTTCTGGAATTTTGCTGATGAACTATGTTGTTACCATATTGGCAGCAATTTATATGCCACAG GCTTTCAGGAGATGGTTACTGATACCAGCTCATGCAATATTTGCTTCAAGCTTAATTTACCAG GTGCAGATATTAGAAAAAGCAAATTATACAAAG GAAGCAATATCAGGATTCTATCGATTCATATGGAATCTGTTCTATGCCGAGTATGCATTATTTCCTTTCATCTAG
- the LOC25483546 gene encoding 40S ribosomal protein S5 has protein sequence MNQCTKIRVYHIPYSLHSQQLQFGCRIHHIHAMADVIEEPVAVVSDPNLIEVKLFNRWSFDDVQITDLSLGDYIGARSKHATYVPHTAGRYSKKRFRKAQCPIVERLTNSLMMHGRNNGKKLMAVRIIKHAMEIIHLLTDQNPIQVIVDAVVNSGPREDATRIGSAGVVRRQAVDISPLRRVNQAIYLLTTGAREAAFRNIKTIAECLADELINAAKGSSNSYAIKKKDEIERVAKANR, from the exons ATGAACCAATGCaccaaaattagggtttatcaCATTCCATACTCTCTCCATTCTCAGCAGCTTCAGTTTGGTTGCCGCATCCACCACATTCACG CCATGGCTGATGTCATTGAAGAACCTGTTGCAGTCGTGTCAGATCCAAACCTCATTGAAGTCAAGCTCTTCAACCGCTGGAGCTTCGATGACGTTCAG ATTACTGATTTGTCTCTTGGGGATTACATTGGAGCAAGATCCAAACATGCAACATATGTTCCACACACTGCTGGTAGATACTCAAAGAAGAGATTCAGGAAAGCTCAGTGTCCCATTGTCGAGAGGCTCACTAACTCTCTCATGATGCATGGGAGGAACAATGGAAAGAAGCTTATGGCAGTTAGGATTATCAAGCATGCTATGGAGATTATTCATTTGCTAACTGACCAGAACCCAATTCAGGTCATCGTTGATGCTGTCGTCAACAG TGGCCCTCGTGAAGATGCAACTCGTATTGGTTCTGCTGGAGTTGTAAGAAGACAGGCTGTGGATATCTCACCCCTTCGTCGTGTGAATCAAGCCATCTATCTTCTAACTACTGGTGCACGTGAAGCGGCCTTTAGAAATATTAAGACAATTGCTGAATGTCTTGCTGATGAACTTATTAATGCAGCAAAAGGATCATCCAACAG CTATGCAATCaagaaaaaagatgaaattgaaagaGTTGCCAAGGCAAATCGTTAA
- the LOC25483547 gene encoding EEF1A lysine methyltransferase 1: MAEQLELNPNSVTELSEDDDTPVLSSHALSALKEFLSEQQSHSDAAGDDSEEVSLVSEDWRLSQFWYDSETAKTVAEEVLTLCSNGVDSRVACIACPTLYAYLKKMDPNVSAQLLEYDKRFEQYGSDFTFYDYNHPEELPSELKNSYKVIVADPPYLSKECLEKVAETISFLRQPGESFLLLLTGEVQKESAAEILGLHPCGFRPHHSSKLGNEFRLFSNYDPETRLGGWEK; this comes from the exons ATGGCGGAGCAACTCGAACTGAACCCTAACTCGGTGACCGAACTCAGTGAAGACGACGACACTCCAGTTCTAAGCTCCCATGCTCTCTCCGCTCTCAAAGAGTTTCTCTCCGAGCAGCAGAGTCACTCCGATGCCGCCGGAGACGACTCTGAGGAGGTTTCTCTTGTATCTGAAGATTGGAGGCTAAGTCAGTTCTGGTACGATTCAGAAACTGCTAAAACGGTTGCTGAAGAAGTTCTTACTCTTTGCAGCAATGGCGTTGATTCTCGTGTTGCCTGTATTGCTTGTCCCACTCTTTATGCTTATCTCAAG aaaATGGATCCTAATGTTTCTGCGCAACTTCTTGAGTATGACAAACGTTTTGAGCAATATGGAAGTGATTTCACATTTTATGACTACAATCACCCCGAGGAGTTACCATCAGAATTGAAGAATTCCTACAAAGTTATAGTTGCCGATCCTCCTTACTTG AGCAAAGAGTGTTTGGAGAAAGTTGCTGAAACAATTTCTTTTCTCAGACAACCTGGAGAGTCATTTTTGCTTCTACTCACAG GTGAAGTGCAGAAAGAAAGTGCAGCTGAGATCTTGGGCTTGCATCCTTGTGGTTTTAGACCTCATCACTCCAGTAAACTTGGAAATGAATTTCGGCTGTTTTCTAACTACGACCCTGAAACAAGACTAGGAGGGTGGGAAAAATAG
- the LOC25481440 gene encoding probable LRR receptor-like serine/threonine-protein kinase At3g47570 yields the protein MHCFVAYLAHANAKNISTDQSALLAFKSLITSDPNDMLANNWSTSSSVCSWVGVTCDERHHRVHSLTLRNMSLSGTISPKLGNLSFLVILDISRNNFSGQFPKEICRLRRLKSLDLNYNWFVGGIPEALGDLSRLQYLYLGVNNFSGFIPQSIGYLRQLIYFEIGHNKMYGPIPQTISNMSSLKYIGLSSNYFSAHANAKNISTDQSALLAFKSLITSDPNDMLANNWSTSSSVCSWVGVTCDERHHRVHSLTLRNMSLSGTISPKLGNLSFLVILDISRNNFSGQFPKEICRLRRLKSLDLNYNWFVGGIPEALGDLSRLQYLYLGVNNFSGFIPQSIGYLRQLIYFEIGHNKMYGPIPQTISNMSSLKYIGLSSNYFSGEISKWISGDLTQLQALYLHNNQFSGNVSSIFKFNSSILQDLYLRYNNLSGNLPSNICHRLPNLRIFDISDNDLSGDIPTIWHQCEELLGLDLSFNSFNKGPIPEGIMNMAKLQNLFLIGNNLEGSIPEEIVYLDKLELLILSVNNLSGTIHSKIFNMSSLTHLELERNSLSGTIPSNTGFLPNLQKLHLNHNKFVGNIPNSIFNSSNLVEFEAVDNEFSGTLPNNAFRNLRLLDSFIISFNNLTIDDPLQFFTSLTNCRYLKILDISRNPISSNLPKSIGNITSTYFDMDLCGIDGSIPLEVGNMSNLLQLSLPGNNINGPIPVTLKGLQKLQYLDLSNNGLQGSFIKELCGIERLSELYLQNNKLSGVLSPCLGNMTFLRNLDIGSNNFNSRIPSSLWSLTYILKLNLSSNGFSGNLPPEIANLRAITLLDLSRNHISSNIPETISSLKTLQNLSLADNKLYGSIPTSLDEMVSLISLDLSQNMLTGVIPKSLESLLYLQNINFSYNRLQGEIPYGGAFQNLTAHSFMHNLALCGNPRLQVPPCGKQDQKMSMTKKIILKFILPIVVSAILVVACIICFKLRRKNVENTFERGLSALGAPRRISYYELVEATNGFEESKLLGRGSFGSVYEGKLPNGEMIAVKVIDLQSEAKSKSFDVECNAMRNLRHRNLVKIISSCSNLDFKSLVMEFMSNGSVDKWLYSNNCCLNFLQRLNIMIDVASALEYLHHGSSIPVVHCDLKPSNVLLDENMVAHVSDFGIAKLMDEGHSKTHTQTLATIGYLAPEYGSKGIVSVKGDVYSYGIMLMEIFTRRKPTDDMFVAELSLKSWINESLPNSIMKVLDSNLVQQIEEETDDILIHMSSIFGLALNCCEYSPEARINMTDVIASLIKIKTSVFRVNMV from the exons ATGCATTGTTTCGTGGCTTACTTAGCTCATGCCAATGCCAAAAACATCTCCACAGATCAATCTGCTCTTCTCGCATTCAAATCCCTCATTACTTCAGACCCCAATGATATGTTAGCTAATAATTGGTCAACCTCCTCTTCTGTATGCAGTTGGGTTGGTGTCACTTGTGATGAGAGACACCATAGAGTCCACAGCTTGACTCTCCGAAACATGAGTCTTAGTGGTACAATTTCTCCAAAGTTGGGGAATCTGTCTTTCCTTGTTATACTTGACATCTCTCGTAATAACTTTAGTGGTCAGTTTCCCAAAGAGATATGTCGGTTGCGCCGATTAAAGTCTCTTGATTTAAACTATAACTGGTTTGTTGGAGGAATTCCTGAAGCGTTGGGGGACTTATCACGACTTCAATATTTGTATCTTGGTGTAAACAATTTTAGTGGTTTTATCCCCCAATCTATTGGTTATCTTCGTCAGttgatatattttgaaattggtCACAACAAGATGTATGGACCCATACCTCAAACAATTTCAAACATGTCTTCACTTAAATATATTGGTTTATCTTCTAACTACTTTTCAG CTCATGCCAATGCCAAAAACATCTCCACAGATCAATCTGCTCTTCTCGCATTCAAATCCCTCATTACTTCAGACCCCAATGATATGTTAGCTAATAATTGGTCAACCTCCTCTTCTGTATGCAGTTGGGTTGGTGTCACTTGTGATGAGAGACACCATAGAGTCCACAGCTTGACTCTCCGAAACATGAGTCTTAGTGGTACAATTTCTCCAAAGTTGGGGAATCTGTCTTTCCTTGTTATACTTGACATCTCTCGTAATAACTTTAGTGGTCAGTTTCCCAAAGAGATATGTCGGTTGCGCCGATTAAAGTCTCTTGATTTAAACTATAACTGGTTTGTTGGAGGAATTCCTGAAGCGTTGGGGGACTTATCACGACTTCAATATTTGTATCTTGGTGTAAACAATTTTAGTGGTTTTATCCCCCAATCTATTGGTTATCTTCGTCAGttgatatattttgaaattggtCACAACAAGATGTATGGACCCATACCTCAAACAATTTCAAACATGTCTTCACTTAAATATATTGGTTTATCTTCTAACTACTTTTCAG GAGAAATTTCAAAATGGATATCGGGTGATCTTACACAGCTGCAAGCATTGTACCTTCACAATAACCAGTTTTCAGGAAACGTATCGTCcatattcaaattcaacagcTCAATATTGCAAGATTTGTATCTTAGGTATAATAATCTGTCTGGTAATCTTCCGTCAAATATTTGTCACAGACTTCCAAATCTTAGAATTTTTGATATTAGTGATAATGATCTTTCTGGTGACATACCGACTATTTGGCATCAATGCGAAGAGTTGTTGGGATTAGATCTTTCATTCAATAGTTTCAACAAAGGACCCATACCAGAAGGCATCATGAACATGGccaaacttcaaaatttatttcttattgGCAACAATTTGGAGG GTTCTATACCTGAGGAGATTGTCTATCTTGATAAACTTGAGCTTCTAATATTGTCTGTTAATAACTTAAGTGGAACTATTCATTCCAAAATCTTCAACATGTCATCGTTAACACATTTGGAGCTTGAACGAAATAGTCTCTCAGGCACAATCCCATCAAATACGGGATTCCTTCCTAACCTGCAAAAACTACACTTGAATCATAACAAATTTGTTGGAAATATTCCAAATAGTATTTTCAACTCTTCTAATCTCGTTGAATTTGAAGCGGTTGACAATGAATTTAGTGGAACTCTACCCAATAATGCTTTTCGGAATTTAAGGTTGCTCGATTCGTTTATCATAAGTTTCAACAATTTGACAATCGACGATCCTCTTCAATTCTTTACTTCCTTGACAAATTGTAGATATTTGAAAATTCTAGACATATCGAGAAATCCTATATCATCAAATCTTCCTAAGTCAATTGGAAACATAACTTCAACTTATTTTGACATGGATTTATGTGGAATTGATGGTAGTATTCCCCTAGAAGTTGGAAACATGAGCAACTTGCTACAACTTTCTCTACCTGGGAATAATATAAATGGACCAATACCGGTCACATTAAAAGGATTACAAAAACTTCAGTATTTGGATCTTAGCAACAATGGACTACAAGGATCATTTATTAAAGAGCTTTGTGGAATTGAGAGGTTGAGTGAGTTATATCTACAAAATAATAAGCTATCTGGTGTTTTGTCACCATGTTTGGGAAATATGACTTTTCTTAGAAATTTGGACATAGGATCTAACAATTTTAACTCTAGGATTCCTTCGTCTCTTTGGAGTCTTACATATATCTTAAAGTTAAATTTGTCCTCTAATGGTTTCAGTGGTAATCTTCCACCTGAGATTGCAAATTTGAGAGCAATTACATTATTAGATCTATCTAGAAATCATATTTCAAGCAACATTCCTGAAACCATCAGTTCCTTAAAAACTTTGCAGAATCTCTCCTTAGCCGATAACAAACTGTATGGATCAATTCCCACATCACTTGATGAAATGGTAAGCTTGATCTCCTTGGACTTGTCTCAAAATATGCTAACTGGTGTTATTCCAAAATCCTTAGAATCACTTTTGTACCTTCAAAACATCAACTTCTCATACAATAGATTGCAAGGAGAGATTCCTTATGGTGGAGCTTTCCAAAATTTGACAGCTCATTCTTTTATGCATAATTTAGCACTTTGCGGAAATCCCCGCCTCCAAGTACCACCTTGTGGTAAACAAGATCAGAAAATGTCAATGACAAAGAAGATAATACTCAAATTCATACTTCCCATAGTTGTGTCAGCCATTTTGGTTGTTGCATGCATCATATGTTTTAAACTCAGaagaaaaaatgttgaaaatacTTTTGAAAGGGGTTTATCAGCATTAGGAGCTCCAAGAAGAATATCATATTATGAACTTGTGGAAGCAACAAATGGATTCGAAGAGAGCAAATTACTTGGAAGGGGGAGCTTTGGTTCTGTGTATGAGGGGAAGCTTCCTAATGGTGAGATGATTGCAGTTAAAGTAATTGATTTGCAATCTGAGGCAAAATCAAAGAGTTTTGATGTAGAATGCAATGCAATGAGAAATCTACGACATCGAAATCTGGTTAAGATTATCAGCAGTTGTTCAAATCTTGATTTCAAATCATTGGTGATGGAGTTCATGTCAAATGGAAGTGTAGACAAATGGTTATATTCAAATAATTGCTGTTTAAATTTCTTGCAAAGGTTAAATATAATGATAGATGTTGCATCCGCATTGGAGTATCTCCATCATGGTTCTTCAATACCTGTGGTTCATTGCGATCTAAAGCCTTCTAATGTCTTGTTGGATGAAAATATGGTTGCACATGTTAGTGATTTTGGTATTGCCAAGCTCATGGACGAAGGACATTCTAAAACTCATACACAAACTTTGGCAACTATCGGATACCTTGCACCAG AGTATGGATCTAAAGGAATTGTTTCTGTCAAAGGAGATGTGTACAGCTATGGGATTATGCTAATGGAAATCTTCACCAGAAGAAAGCCAACAGATGATATGTTTGTTGCAGAACTAAGTTTGAAATCATGGATCAATGAATCATTGCCTAATTCAATTATGAAGGTCTTGGATTCAAATTTAGTCCAACAAATTGAGGAAGAAACTGATGATATATTGATTCATATGTCATCTATTTTTGGTTTAGCTTTGAATTGTTGCGAATATTCACCGGAAGCAAGAATTAATATGACAGATGTTATTGCGTCGCTAATAAAAATCAAGACTTCAGTGTTTAGGGTAAACATGGTGTAG